The Bacillaceae bacterium IKA-2 DNA window ATACCGATAGCGTACTCGCCTTGAGCAACCATTTGAGCTGGCGCAGATCCAGATTGAGAATATTGACCGACATTTTCATCTAGTTTTTTAAGGTATTCCCAACCTTCTTCTTCACCCATTATTTGCATGATTGCGGAAACAAATAAGAAGGCAGTTCCAGATGTACCAGGATCAGGTAATACAATTTCTCCTTTATATTGTGGATCTAAAAGGTCTTCCCAAGATTCTGGCTTATCAAGGCCAAGTTCATCTAGTAGATCATCGTTTATTGCAAGGACATTGAACCAATAAGACCAACCGTACCACTTACCATCTGGATCTTTAAATTCAGCAGGCACGTCATCCCATGTCGGAGAATGATAAGATTCTAGCATGTCTTCTTCTGTAGCAATTAACGCAAAACTGTGTAACATTCCCCATTGCATATCTGCTCCAACATTTGGATATTCTGCATCTATACGGCTCCATGATGCTTCACTAGACATTCTTAAGATATCAATATTTACTCCAGTTTCCTCTTCTAGTGCAGAAGCGAAAGCTTGCATTTCTCCCTCATCATTGTGTGTGTATAATGCGACCGTATTTTCGTCATTTCCACCGCAAGCACTTAATATAAAGATAAGTAAAAGTCCTATAACCGATTTAAAAATAAATTTCATTTTTATTTCCTCCTATAAATTCCATACATTGTGGAATTTTCATTTTCTTATTATTTAATTACTTCGATTTTACTGTAACAATCAATTTTGTAGTCAGCATCTTCTAGATGACTGTCGTCTTTTGCATACGTGGTAAGGCCAATAGAGGCAAGTGTTCCTGCATTTTTACCTAGTTTCATATCCCCATTTGTATCGCCAATCATCGCGGCACGCTTTAGTGAAAATCCATGGCGCTTAGCTGCTAGATAGGCCATATCAGGGTATGGCTTTCCTTTTTCTACTTGGTCATTACCGATAATAAAATCAAAATAGTGAGCAAGATTTAATGTTTCCAAGTGTTGCACAGCTTGATCGGTTTCATCAGCAGTAAGGACACCTAAAGTCATTCCGCTTTCTTTCATTTTACTTAATAAATTATTGACCCCTTCAATAGGTATAATCGTCTCCGATTCACTTTGGCGTTTATTCGCATACAGAATGCTCTGGGTTACAAGCTCTATTGCTTGGTCCCAAGGTATCCCTAGCTGATACAGCCTATAAGCAATGATGATTTTGCTATCATTTAAACTGCCTATCGCTATGGGGCTCTTTGGATCTACGTTATTTTCTGTGACACCAAGAGACTGCCAAATATCTTGTTTAAAGTTTGGGTCATTTATGGATAGTGAAGAATTTAAAAATGAGTGAATATCATTAATCCAGGTGAACCAAAGGGATTTAAAATCTACTAGAGTACCATCTTTATCAAATAAAACAGTATCAATGGGTAACAATTTACCTGCTACACGGATCATTACTTCCCTCCTTTTCTTTTTGATTTATTTAGATTGTTAAAAACGTTAAATATTTTTTTAACGACCTTTTAGTACATTGTACACAATATATGTCTTGATCATTTTAAGCAAATGGCAGATTAATCGCTGAGAGATACTAGTCGACTTTTAGCGACGTCTATTGCAACTTAACTCGTTATAACTCCTTATATAGACATAATATGCTGAAAATTTTGTCATTTGATACGATTTTGAAGAGTTTCCTGTACGACGAAAGAAAAGAAAATGCCACTATCATAGACTAGTTCTATTGAGTTATTGATAAAGAAGATGTTGGTAATATTATTATCGGATTTACTTGTGAGGTACAAAACGTTAAAATAAACACTATTTTCAAAGAATGTTTTTTTAGAAAAGTGTAATTATCTTAAATTCGCAGCGTCGTATTAATGATTAACGTAATAGGGGGAGAGCACTTGAATAATCAGGATCAAATTACATCATGGTTCAGACAATATGGGGATGACGTCCTTAACTTCTTAATCTATTACACTGGAAAAATGGATTTAGAAGCTCTTTTACAGGAAGTATTTATTAAAGCGATGAGGAAGGAAACTTCTTTTCGATATGAATATTATCCTAAAATATGGATGTTTAGTATCGCACGAAACGTTGCCATCGATGCCTCGGGAAAGAGAACGCGAGAAAAGAAAAAGGAAACAAAGCTGTTTTTAGAGCTGAACCAGGAGCATCACCCGCCTCCTGAAAAGATCTATCAACAAAGAAATTATAAGGACGTCATTATATTGCGGGTGAAAAAAGGGGACAGGCACCTTTTCTCACCCTTGTCCTAGTATTTAATAGTTTAAGCAAGCAAATTGAAGTAGGATTTGTGGTAAACCAAGTTATTCAAAGAGGTTAACGATGATTAAAAGAGGCGAAACATGAATATAGCGCTGCATAATATAACAAAGGAAAATTTTGCACAGTACGGAGAAATAATTGAGGTGAATCAATATTCATCAGAAATATTTCAAGTGATACTTCCTGAAGATAAGGTAGCTGAAGGTTGGAGAAAAGCAACACTCGGCTCTCACTAATAGGAGATCAGGCCTTCGCTTATCTCTTATCTGATTTGATTTCCTATCTTTCTTTTCTCCTCACAT harbors:
- a CDS encoding ABC transporter substrate-binding protein, whose product is MKFIFKSVIGLLLIFILSACGGNDENTVALYTHNDEGEMQAFASALEEETGVNIDILRMSSEASWSRIDAEYPNVGADMQWGMLHSFALIATEEDMLESYHSPTWDDVPAEFKDPDGKWYGWSYWFNVLAINDDLLDELGLDKPESWEDLLDPQYKGEIVLPDPGTSGTAFLFVSAIMQIMGEEEGWEYLKKLDENVGQYSQSGSAPAQMVAQGEYAIGITWDQAVFDRMDEGYPISAVIPEEGVGFDLDVAWIFKDADNKEAAKKVIDFIGSDEGMGLASEFRSMVTKPGMSAELDFDPNFIDYDAVWAAENRERIMEEFQNKFN
- a CDS encoding sigma factor; the protein is MNNQDQITSWFRQYGDDVLNFLIYYTGKMDLEALLQEVFIKAMRKETSFRYEYYPKIWMFSIARNVAIDASGKRTREKKKETKLFLELNQEHHPPPEKIYQQRNYKDVIILRVKKGDRHLFSPLS
- a CDS encoding HAD family hydrolase, which produces MIRVAGKLLPIDTVLFDKDGTLVDFKSLWFTWINDIHSFLNSSLSINDPNFKQDIWQSLGVTENNVDPKSPIAIGSLNDSKIIIAYRLYQLGIPWDQAIELVTQSILYANKRQSESETIIPIEGVNNLLSKMKESGMTLGVLTADETDQAVQHLETLNLAHYFDFIIGNDQVEKGKPYPDMAYLAAKRHGFSLKRAAMIGDTNGDMKLGKNAGTLASIGLTTYAKDDSHLEDADYKIDCYSKIEVIK